In Streptomyces chartreusis, the following proteins share a genomic window:
- a CDS encoding GMC family oxidoreductase, whose translation MSQNTPVYDYVVIGGGTAGSVIASRLTENPDTTVAVIEGGPSDVGRDDVLTLRRWMGLLGGELDYDYPTTEQPRGNSHIRHSRARVLGGCSSHNTLIAFKPLPSDWDEWEQAGAKGWGAVPMEAYYARLKNNIVPVDEKDRNAIARDFVDAARSALDVPRVEGFNKQPFTEGAGFFDLAYHPEDNKRSSASVAYLHPVMDERDNLTILLETWAYRLELNGTRAEGVHVRTKDGEEQLIRARREVVLCAGAVDSPRLLMHSGIGPGKDLAALGIPVVHDLPGVGENLLDHPESVIVWETDGPIPENSAMDSDAGLFVRRDPEHQGPDLMFHFYQIPFTDNPERLGYERPEFGVSMTPNIPKPKSRGRLYLTSADPSVKPALDFRYFTDEDDYDGRTLVDGIRIAREIAKTEPLANWLKREVCPGPEVTADEELSEYARKVAHTVYHPAGTCRMGAADDELAVVDPQLRIRGLQGIRIADASVFPTMTAVNPMIGVLMVGEKAVDLIGGEA comes from the coding sequence ATGTCCCAGAACACCCCCGTCTACGACTACGTCGTCATCGGCGGCGGCACCGCCGGTTCCGTCATCGCCTCCCGGCTGACCGAGAACCCCGACACCACCGTCGCCGTGATCGAGGGCGGCCCCAGCGACGTCGGCCGGGACGACGTCCTCACCCTGCGCCGCTGGATGGGTCTGCTCGGCGGCGAGCTGGACTACGACTACCCGACCACCGAGCAGCCCCGCGGCAACTCGCACATCCGGCACAGCCGCGCCCGCGTGCTCGGCGGCTGCTCGTCGCACAACACGCTGATCGCCTTCAAGCCGCTGCCGTCCGACTGGGACGAGTGGGAACAGGCCGGCGCCAAGGGCTGGGGCGCGGTCCCGATGGAGGCGTACTACGCCCGGCTGAAGAACAACATCGTCCCGGTCGACGAGAAGGACCGGAACGCCATCGCCCGCGACTTCGTCGACGCCGCCCGCAGCGCGCTCGACGTGCCGCGCGTCGAGGGCTTCAACAAGCAGCCCTTCACCGAGGGCGCCGGCTTCTTCGACCTCGCCTACCACCCCGAGGACAACAAGCGCTCCTCGGCGTCGGTGGCGTATCTGCACCCGGTGATGGACGAGCGGGACAACCTCACGATCCTGCTGGAGACGTGGGCGTACCGGCTGGAGCTGAACGGCACCCGCGCCGAGGGCGTGCACGTGCGCACCAAGGACGGCGAGGAGCAGCTGATCCGCGCCCGGCGCGAGGTCGTCCTGTGCGCGGGCGCCGTCGACTCGCCCCGGCTCCTGATGCACTCCGGCATCGGCCCCGGGAAGGACCTGGCCGCGCTCGGCATCCCGGTCGTCCACGACCTGCCGGGCGTCGGCGAGAACCTGCTCGACCACCCCGAGTCGGTGATCGTGTGGGAGACCGACGGGCCGATCCCGGAGAACTCCGCGATGGACTCGGACGCGGGCCTGTTCGTGCGCCGCGACCCCGAACACCAGGGCCCCGACCTGATGTTCCACTTCTACCAGATCCCGTTCACGGACAACCCGGAGCGCCTGGGCTACGAGCGCCCGGAGTTCGGCGTCTCGATGACCCCGAACATCCCCAAGCCCAAGAGCCGCGGCCGGCTGTACCTGACCAGCGCCGATCCGTCCGTGAAGCCCGCCCTCGACTTCCGCTACTTCACCGACGAGGACGACTACGACGGCCGCACCCTCGTCGACGGCATCCGCATCGCCCGCGAGATCGCTAAGACCGAACCGTTGGCGAACTGGCTCAAGCGCGAGGTGTGCCCCGGCCCGGAGGTCACCGCAGACGAGGAGCTCAGCGAGTACGCGCGCAAGGTCGCGCACACCGTGTACCACCCGGCCGGCACCTGTCGCATGGGCGCCGCCGACGACGAACTAGCCGTGGTCGACCCGCAGTTGCGGATCCGCGGCCTGCAAGGAATTCGTATCGCCGACGCCTCTGTCTTTCCGACGATGACCGCAGTGAACCCGATGATCGGGGTGCTCATGGTCGGTGAGAAGGCCGTCGACCTGATCGGAGGTGAGGCGTGA
- a CDS encoding aldehyde dehydrogenase family protein, which translates to MADSTELQARGTIHVGGEWRSAVSGVTREILDPADATPFVVVAEGDEKDTDLAVEAARRAFDGGQGEWPLTPVAERAALLRRVADLLVRDREELGLLESRDAGKTLEEGRVDIDCVADAFRYFADLVAAEAPGRVVDAGSPDIHSVVVHEPVGVCALITPWNYPLLQASWKIAPALAAGNTFVVKPSEITPLTTIALIELLVEAGLPAGVANIVTGPGHSVGARLSEHPDVDLVSFTGGLISGTKVAQAAAPTVKKVALELGGKNPNVVFADACATDEGFDTAVDQALNAAFIHSGQVCSAGARLIVEESLRDRFVAELARRAQRIRLGRGTADGVECGPLVSEQQRAKVEAYVESALKEGAVLRSGGKRPAPSEERPESGYFYEPTLLDHCHRDMRVVREEVFGPVLTVETFRTEDEAVALANDTEYGLAGAVWTADAGRARRVAGRLRHGTVWINDFHPYLPQAEWGGFGKSGVGRELGPAGLAEYRESKHVYQNLAPTPVRWFRG; encoded by the coding sequence ATGGCGGACAGTACGGAACTCCAGGCGCGCGGCACCATCCACGTCGGAGGGGAATGGCGGTCGGCCGTCTCCGGCGTGACGCGCGAGATCCTCGACCCCGCGGACGCGACGCCCTTCGTCGTGGTCGCGGAGGGTGACGAGAAGGACACCGACCTGGCCGTGGAGGCCGCTCGCCGTGCCTTCGACGGCGGTCAGGGGGAATGGCCGCTCACGCCCGTCGCCGAGCGTGCCGCCCTGCTGCGCCGGGTCGCCGACCTGCTCGTGCGCGACCGCGAGGAGCTCGGCCTGCTGGAGAGCCGTGACGCCGGCAAGACCCTCGAAGAGGGCCGGGTCGACATCGACTGCGTCGCCGACGCCTTCCGCTACTTCGCCGACCTCGTCGCCGCCGAGGCCCCCGGCCGGGTCGTCGACGCGGGCTCGCCCGACATCCACAGCGTCGTCGTCCACGAACCGGTCGGCGTGTGCGCGCTGATCACGCCCTGGAACTACCCGCTCCTCCAGGCCAGCTGGAAGATCGCGCCCGCGCTCGCCGCCGGCAACACCTTCGTCGTCAAGCCCAGCGAGATCACCCCGCTGACGACGATCGCCCTGATCGAGCTGCTCGTCGAGGCGGGCCTGCCGGCCGGCGTCGCCAATATCGTCACCGGCCCGGGCCACTCCGTCGGCGCCCGGCTCTCCGAGCACCCCGACGTCGACCTCGTCTCCTTCACCGGCGGCCTGATCAGCGGCACCAAGGTGGCCCAGGCCGCCGCGCCCACCGTCAAGAAGGTCGCCCTCGAACTCGGCGGCAAGAACCCCAACGTCGTCTTCGCCGACGCCTGCGCCACCGACGAGGGCTTCGACACCGCCGTCGACCAGGCCCTCAACGCCGCCTTCATCCACAGCGGCCAGGTCTGCTCGGCGGGCGCCCGCCTGATCGTCGAGGAGTCCCTCCGCGACCGCTTCGTCGCCGAGCTCGCCCGCCGCGCCCAGCGGATCCGCCTCGGCCGCGGCACCGCCGACGGCGTCGAGTGCGGCCCGCTCGTCTCCGAGCAGCAGCGCGCCAAGGTCGAGGCGTACGTCGAGTCCGCGCTCAAGGAGGGCGCCGTACTGCGGTCCGGCGGCAAGCGCCCCGCGCCCTCCGAGGAACGCCCGGAGAGCGGCTACTTCTACGAGCCGACCCTCCTCGACCACTGCCACCGCGACATGCGCGTCGTACGCGAGGAGGTCTTCGGCCCGGTCCTCACCGTGGAGACCTTCCGCACCGAGGACGAGGCCGTCGCCCTCGCCAACGACACCGAGTACGGCCTCGCCGGCGCCGTGTGGACCGCCGACGCCGGACGGGCCCGCCGGGTCGCAGGCCGGCTGCGCCACGGCACGGTCTGGATCAACGACTTCCACCCCTACCTCCCGCAGGCGGAGTGGGGCGGCTTCGGCAAGAGCGGGGTGGGCCGCGAACTCGGCCCCGCCGGACTCGCCGAGTACCGCGAGAGCAAGCACGTCTACCAGAACCTCGCGCCGACGCCCGTGCGGTGGTTCCGGGGCTGA
- a CDS encoding DinB family protein: MTHDTEQQVPSVLLEPPVSGTEVDTLIGSLERQRRTFAWKCEGLDAGGLGARLAPSVLTLGGLLKHLALVEDEYFTRRLLGVDLPPPWDTVDWDADPDWEWRSAAADEPERLYALWQGAVARSRANLRKALSAGGVDQPARLTWPDGRAPSVRRILIDLVEEYARHVGQADMIRESIDGRVGEDPPADFPVP; encoded by the coding sequence ATGACCCACGACACCGAACAGCAGGTCCCGTCCGTTCTCCTGGAGCCGCCGGTTTCCGGCACCGAGGTCGACACCCTGATCGGCTCCCTGGAGCGGCAGCGGCGGACGTTCGCCTGGAAGTGCGAGGGCCTGGATGCGGGCGGGCTCGGCGCACGGCTCGCGCCCTCCGTGCTCACCCTGGGCGGGCTGCTGAAGCACTTGGCGCTCGTCGAGGACGAGTACTTCACCCGGCGCCTGCTCGGCGTCGACCTGCCGCCGCCTTGGGACACGGTGGACTGGGATGCCGACCCGGACTGGGAGTGGCGCTCGGCGGCAGCGGACGAGCCGGAGCGCCTGTACGCCCTGTGGCAGGGGGCCGTCGCCCGTTCCCGCGCGAACCTGCGGAAGGCGCTGTCCGCGGGAGGCGTGGATCAGCCCGCCCGCCTCACCTGGCCCGACGGCCGGGCGCCGAGCGTGCGGCGCATCCTGATCGACCTCGTCGAGGAGTACGCCCGCCACGTCGGACAGGCCGACATGATCCGCGAGTCGATCGACGGCCGGGTGGGGGAGGACCCGCCGGCCGACTTCCCGGTTCCCTGA
- a CDS encoding helix-turn-helix transcriptional regulator, with protein MSHDESPTARALLLLEMLQGNPGITAARLAARLGVSERAARRYVGILREAGIPVESTRGPHGGYRIGRGLRLPPLMFTPTEALGLVMAVLEGRPDAADPAGPVGAALGKLLRALPEPVAHPAEAVRRAGTRGAFDAVVRPDPDTTSSLVQAAAANRRVRLGYRLDPRDERTMEVDPWAIVVHHGRWYVLCWSHTRGARRVLRVDRVTTVTMLPDAFEPPTGLRPVETLEEHLSQGWTHRVEIVIEAPVARVAEWLPRSLGRPELVDEHTTRLLATTDEPDWYAEQLTAIRAPFRIVGPPELREAALALGRRLAEAAGGVDSSATFD; from the coding sequence ATGAGCCACGACGAAAGTCCCACCGCACGCGCCTTGCTGCTGCTCGAAATGCTCCAGGGGAACCCCGGCATCACCGCTGCCCGGCTGGCCGCCCGCCTCGGCGTCTCCGAGCGCGCCGCCCGCCGCTACGTCGGCATCCTGCGCGAGGCCGGCATCCCGGTCGAGTCCACGCGGGGCCCGCACGGCGGCTACCGCATCGGCCGGGGCCTGCGGCTCCCGCCCCTGATGTTCACGCCGACCGAGGCGCTCGGGCTGGTCATGGCGGTACTGGAGGGACGGCCCGACGCGGCCGATCCGGCCGGCCCGGTGGGCGCCGCGCTCGGCAAACTGCTGCGCGCCCTGCCCGAACCGGTCGCACACCCTGCCGAGGCGGTCCGCAGGGCCGGTACCCGGGGTGCCTTCGACGCCGTCGTGCGTCCGGACCCCGACACCACCTCTTCCCTGGTGCAGGCTGCCGCCGCAAACCGCCGTGTGCGCCTCGGCTACCGGCTCGACCCTCGCGACGAGCGCACCATGGAGGTGGACCCCTGGGCGATCGTGGTGCACCACGGGCGCTGGTACGTGCTCTGCTGGTCACACACCCGCGGGGCGCGCCGGGTGCTGCGCGTGGACCGGGTCACGACGGTGACCATGCTCCCCGACGCCTTCGAGCCACCGACCGGCCTGCGTCCCGTCGAGACTCTCGAGGAACACCTCTCCCAAGGCTGGACGCATCGGGTGGAGATCGTGATCGAGGCGCCGGTCGCGCGCGTGGCCGAGTGGCTCCCCCGCAGCCTCGGTCGCCCCGAGCTGGTCGACGAGCACACCACCCGTCTCCTGGCCACCACCGACGAGCCGGACTGGTACGCCGAGCAGCTCACAGCGATCCGTGCGCCGTTCCGGATCGTCGGGCCGCCCGAGCTGCGGGAGGCGGCGCTGGCACTCGGGCGCCGGCTCGCGGAAGCCGCGGGGGGCGTGGACTCCAGCGCAACCTTTGACTAA
- a CDS encoding helix-turn-helix domain-containing GNAT family N-acetyltransferase, with protein MEPVSTDHVTAFRRFNRYFTRRIGVLDDHYLGQDRPLGEARLLFEIGDGMSLRELRSRLGLDAGYLSRMAKALRAQGMVTLSAHPEDSRLRMIEPTAAGRVEVKEQNRRANLVAAGLLDGLSEPQRAELAGALATAQRLLRLASITVALVDGAAPDARACLEGYAADIDERFPEGFDKDDLVAPREVSGDAGAFFVAYEEDRPVGCGALRRLEPGVGEIRHVWVHPAARRLGLARRLLDALEQEAVARHLSVVRLDTHAALTEAQAMYRACGYTAIPAYDDNVYASHWFEKRLAP; from the coding sequence ATGGAGCCAGTGTCGACGGACCATGTGACGGCGTTCCGCCGCTTCAACCGGTACTTCACGCGCCGCATCGGCGTGCTGGACGACCACTACCTCGGCCAGGACCGCCCGCTCGGTGAGGCCCGGCTGCTGTTCGAGATCGGGGACGGGATGTCCCTGCGCGAGCTCCGGAGCCGGCTGGGTCTGGACGCCGGTTATCTGAGCCGGATGGCCAAGGCGCTCCGGGCACAGGGCATGGTCACGCTGAGCGCACACCCCGAGGACAGCCGGCTGCGCATGATCGAACCGACGGCGGCCGGGCGGGTGGAGGTCAAGGAGCAGAACCGGCGGGCGAACCTGGTCGCCGCCGGGCTGCTCGACGGCCTCAGCGAACCGCAGCGCGCCGAGCTGGCCGGCGCGCTGGCCACCGCACAGCGCCTGCTGCGCCTCGCGAGCATCACCGTCGCACTCGTCGACGGCGCCGCCCCGGACGCCCGGGCCTGCCTGGAGGGCTACGCCGCCGACATCGACGAGCGGTTCCCCGAGGGGTTCGACAAGGACGACCTCGTGGCGCCGCGGGAGGTGTCAGGCGACGCCGGCGCGTTCTTCGTCGCGTACGAGGAGGACCGGCCGGTGGGCTGCGGTGCGCTGCGGCGCCTCGAACCCGGCGTCGGCGAGATCCGGCACGTCTGGGTGCACCCCGCCGCCCGCCGCCTCGGCCTCGCCCGCCGGCTGCTCGACGCGCTCGAACAGGAGGCCGTGGCGCGCCACTTGAGCGTCGTACGCCTCGACACCCACGCCGCGCTCACCGAGGCGCAGGCGATGTACCGGGCGTGCGGCTACACGGCCATCCCGGCGTACGACGACAACGTCTACGCCAGCCACTGGTTCGAGAAGCGGCTGGCGCCCTGA
- a CDS encoding tubulin-like doman-containing protein, producing the protein MKIFQPMMFVGLGGTGGLVGAELERRLRAELCGPDGMALHRQSGHAPFQLPDCLQFVYADYSESDLQRLPQFNVDPSLRAAYARTSRATHNLLPNFDASPEVTKMLRAVLRDEVADWLPPRMDEPKVTPLHAGAGQLPTVGRAALFATLRHGLGPVLEPLLQAIDAIAKSAGELSELGGGKVNGCDVFVAFSVAGGTGAGIFLDYLHLINHAFQLRRFDGVKIYPLVVMPSSFSAATGGGREAELNAARSLVDLFRLVDTQNAPSEGHEIGDLDQELGLGVRYPGATPIRLRTGILPTAFLFSPTAGIRADDLRRSIVSLVMSLIGTELGDGRARGRKMAADDDFQTFAASFINRGVQRSAVSPTGIGRQGVSTSLVASMTAPMDQLADLVAGRLLRLAVTDLVEAPRAALRDEAVPMIRQLFADSHLEELWERRQLPVPEPDPLPRGGRSIEQALGERIADMQRLLSDLRSEAERAAIAMADRFAPRPAIDKLLQTVDPFLAERIVRGVPDSEEPIARLGFLGMLDHRARTPQRPPGVTEQPPKIPRIKGQLGGLAPARWGDDDVQAAIEEQNAWYQWRCRLVWHEAWREQQMHWQPQADAAGTDLGRLVGAFRRHSDQERKSAQQKGLELYEDRTGISYLLPPQRTLNHFYEDVVTRLIRREGLRENDDESALLLKLVDGDTWRQVHGLSRRDPEGSVARVKGQLEARITRLFAESGAHLEERPLLPSMGTLLAAAAGDADAKDQVSKEALDLFGRKLTGLLPVGFTPEGTGLLRVLVTYPRVQAVEEVQEFLGKTLRLPSDAKNSVEYRGVDSDSITVVLFRSEMSLTQVPEARKVLRQWARAKDSEQAQDVLRWRQRLGYRDSWMVSSEEDRRVILHRLLCCMWNGQVDVVDGDPSSPDRIRLRLHPEKGAHVPGVRLRLGDFPGGVSSWAELMRAYERWTVLDDERIVEDYCRELMGAQPVGLARAGSEPHPLFVDLVEKVAPRQLELLAERREQGGERIEGWVRPLWEFWAETLPAALDTEFGDQRAVQPTLRTLLEHVRGGTPADPRSREDYAPPRRPSTDEDDWGTAPVPPGGRGRDDDHDQPSGSGRSYDSGRSYGDERGEPERESRDSWSERRDGPTGPRPGGSRHEAGDDRGRPSGDRDDYGRSGGDRDDYGRSGGDREDYGRAADDSDGHGRFGGGRRRDDHVDPDLDDRRGADGQGGRRRAPWDEAEPTDPRRGGTWGAEDGSGDSGRSNPWDGDAQ; encoded by the coding sequence ATGAAGATCTTCCAGCCGATGATGTTCGTCGGCCTGGGCGGCACCGGGGGACTGGTCGGTGCCGAACTGGAACGCAGACTGCGCGCCGAGCTGTGCGGACCCGACGGCATGGCACTGCACCGGCAGAGCGGCCACGCCCCGTTCCAGCTGCCCGACTGCCTCCAGTTCGTGTACGCCGACTACAGCGAGAGCGACCTCCAGCGGCTGCCGCAGTTCAACGTGGACCCGTCGCTGCGGGCCGCGTACGCCCGGACCTCCCGGGCCACCCACAACCTGCTGCCGAACTTCGACGCCTCCCCGGAAGTGACCAAGATGCTCCGGGCGGTGCTGCGCGACGAGGTCGCCGACTGGCTGCCGCCGCGCATGGACGAGCCCAAGGTCACCCCGCTGCACGCCGGCGCCGGCCAACTGCCCACCGTCGGTCGGGCGGCCCTGTTCGCCACGCTGCGGCACGGCCTCGGCCCGGTCCTCGAACCGCTGCTCCAGGCCATCGACGCGATCGCCAAGTCGGCGGGCGAACTGAGCGAACTCGGCGGCGGCAAGGTCAACGGCTGCGACGTGTTCGTCGCCTTCTCGGTGGCCGGCGGCACCGGCGCCGGGATCTTCCTCGACTATCTGCACCTCATCAACCACGCCTTCCAGCTGCGCCGCTTCGACGGCGTGAAGATCTACCCGCTGGTCGTCATGCCGTCGTCGTTCTCCGCGGCGACCGGCGGCGGACGCGAGGCCGAGCTGAACGCGGCCCGCTCCCTGGTCGACCTGTTCCGGCTGGTGGACACGCAGAACGCGCCCTCCGAGGGCCACGAGATCGGCGACCTCGACCAGGAACTCGGGCTCGGCGTCCGCTATCCCGGAGCCACCCCGATCCGGCTGCGCACCGGCATCCTGCCCACCGCGTTCCTGTTCAGCCCCACCGCCGGCATCCGAGCCGACGACCTGCGCCGCTCCATCGTGTCCCTGGTGATGTCGCTGATCGGCACCGAACTGGGCGACGGCCGCGCCCGGGGCCGGAAGATGGCCGCCGACGACGACTTCCAGACCTTCGCGGCCAGCTTCATCAACCGCGGCGTGCAGCGCAGCGCCGTCTCCCCGACCGGCATCGGCCGCCAAGGCGTGTCGACCAGCCTGGTCGCCTCCATGACCGCGCCCATGGACCAGCTCGCCGACCTGGTGGCCGGACGGCTGCTGCGGCTCGCGGTCACCGACCTCGTGGAGGCGCCGCGCGCGGCGCTGCGGGACGAGGCGGTGCCGATGATCCGGCAGCTGTTCGCCGACTCCCACCTCGAAGAGCTGTGGGAACGCAGGCAGTTGCCGGTGCCCGAGCCCGATCCGCTGCCGCGCGGGGGCCGCAGCATCGAGCAGGCGCTCGGCGAACGCATCGCGGACATGCAGCGGCTGCTGTCCGACCTGCGGTCCGAGGCGGAGCGCGCGGCCATCGCGATGGCCGACCGGTTCGCCCCCCGCCCGGCCATCGACAAGCTGCTCCAGACCGTGGACCCCTTCCTCGCCGAACGCATCGTCAGGGGCGTCCCCGACAGTGAGGAACCCATCGCCCGGCTCGGCTTCCTCGGCATGCTGGACCACCGCGCCCGCACCCCGCAGCGGCCGCCCGGGGTGACCGAGCAGCCGCCCAAGATCCCGCGGATCAAGGGCCAGTTGGGAGGCCTGGCGCCCGCCCGCTGGGGCGACGACGACGTCCAGGCCGCCATCGAGGAGCAGAACGCCTGGTACCAGTGGCGCTGCCGGCTGGTCTGGCACGAGGCCTGGCGCGAGCAGCAGATGCACTGGCAGCCGCAGGCCGACGCGGCCGGCACCGACCTCGGCCGGCTGGTCGGCGCCTTCCGTCGGCACAGCGACCAGGAACGCAAGAGCGCCCAGCAGAAGGGCCTCGAACTGTACGAGGACCGCACCGGCATCTCGTATCTGCTGCCGCCGCAGCGCACCCTCAACCACTTCTACGAGGACGTCGTCACCCGGCTGATCCGCCGGGAGGGCCTGCGTGAGAACGACGACGAGTCGGCGCTGCTGCTCAAGCTGGTCGACGGCGACACCTGGCGGCAGGTCCACGGGCTCAGCCGGCGCGACCCGGAGGGCTCGGTGGCCCGGGTCAAGGGCCAGCTGGAGGCCCGGATCACCCGGCTGTTCGCCGAGAGCGGGGCACATCTGGAGGAGCGGCCGCTGCTGCCGTCCATGGGCACGCTGCTGGCCGCGGCGGCCGGGGACGCGGACGCCAAGGACCAGGTCAGCAAGGAGGCCCTCGACCTGTTCGGCCGGAAGCTGACCGGGCTGCTGCCGGTCGGATTCACCCCCGAGGGCACCGGACTTCTCCGCGTCCTGGTCACCTATCCACGGGTTCAGGCCGTGGAGGAGGTGCAGGAGTTCCTCGGCAAGACGCTGCGGCTGCCCTCGGACGCGAAGAACTCCGTGGAGTACCGGGGCGTGGACAGCGACTCCATCACCGTCGTCCTGTTCCGCAGCGAGATGAGCCTCACCCAGGTGCCCGAGGCCCGCAAGGTGCTGCGCCAGTGGGCCAGGGCCAAGGACTCCGAGCAGGCCCAGGACGTCCTGCGGTGGCGGCAGCGGCTCGGCTACCGGGACAGCTGGATGGTCAGCAGCGAGGAGGACCGCCGCGTCATCCTGCACCGCCTGCTGTGCTGCATGTGGAACGGCCAGGTGGACGTCGTCGACGGCGACCCGTCCTCGCCGGACCGGATCCGGCTGCGGCTGCACCCCGAGAAGGGCGCGCACGTCCCCGGCGTACGGCTGCGGCTCGGGGACTTCCCCGGCGGGGTGTCCAGCTGGGCCGAGCTGATGCGGGCGTACGAGCGCTGGACGGTCCTGGACGACGAACGGATCGTCGAGGACTACTGCCGTGAGTTGATGGGGGCCCAGCCGGTCGGCCTGGCCCGGGCCGGCAGCGAGCCGCATCCGCTCTTCGTCGACCTGGTCGAGAAGGTCGCCCCGCGCCAGCTGGAGCTGCTGGCGGAGCGCCGGGAGCAGGGCGGCGAGCGGATCGAGGGCTGGGTGCGCCCGCTGTGGGAGTTCTGGGCGGAGACCCTGCCCGCCGCGCTGGACACCGAGTTCGGCGACCAGCGCGCGGTCCAGCCGACCCTGCGCACCCTGCTGGAACACGTCCGCGGCGGCACCCCTGCCGACCCCCGCTCCCGCGAGGACTACGCGCCGCCCCGCCGCCCGTCGACCGACGAGGACGACTGGGGCACGGCACCGGTCCCGCCGGGCGGCCGCGGTCGGGACGACGACCACGACCAGCCGTCCGGTTCGGGCAGGTCGTACGACTCCGGGCGCTCGTACGGCGACGAACGCGGCGAGCCGGAACGGGAGAGCCGCGACAGCTGGAGCGAGCGCCGCGACGGCCCGACGGGCCCCCGCCCGGGCGGCAGCCGTCACGAGGCCGGTGACGACCGCGGCAGGCCGAGCGGTGACCGGGACGACTACGGCCGTTCGGGCGGTGACCGGGACGACTACGGCCGTTCCGGCGGTGACCGGGAGGATTACGGCCGCGCGGCCGACGACAGTGACGGCCACGGCAGGTTCGGCGGCGGCCGTCGGCGTGACGACCACGTCGATCCCGACCTCGACGACCGCCGGGGCGCGGACGGGCAGGGCGGCCGGCGGCGGGCGCCCTGGGACGAGGCGGAGCCCACCGACCCGCGCCGGGGCGGCACCTGGGGCGCCGAGGACGGCTCCGGCGACTCCGGCCGCAGCAACCCCTGGGACGGTGACGCGCAGTGA